In Mobula hypostoma chromosome 10, sMobHyp1.1, whole genome shotgun sequence, a single genomic region encodes these proteins:
- the LOC134353260 gene encoding cerebellin-1-like, producing the protein MPGAKRPGETLASLLTALFLLVFLAPRRARSQNETEPLALEGKCLVVCDSDPQASPRKGMGGEGASLGMSVRTAGVRAAFSALRGTNHEPASPPNGSASVRFDQVLVNIGRHFNRELSVFVAPQRGVYSFTFHVVKVYNRQTIQVSLSVNGRPIISAFAGDQEVTREAATNGGLVHMEKGDRASLQLEQGSLVGGWKFSTFSGFLVFPL; encoded by the exons ATGCCAGGAGCCAAACGCCCCGGGGAGACCCTtgcctccctcctcaccgccctctTCCTCCTCGTCTTCCTCGCCCCCCGCCGGGCTCGCTCCCAGAACGAGACGGAGCCCCTGGCACTGGAGGGGAAGTGCTTGGTGGTGTGTGACTCCGATCCGCAGGCCAGCCCGAGGAaggggatggggggagagggggcatCCCTGGGGATGTCGGTTCGTACCGCCGGCGTCAGGGCCGCCTTCTCCGCCCTGCGGGGAACCAACCATGAGCCAGCGTCGCCCCCCAATGGGTCTGCCTCCGTCCGATTTGATcag GTCTTGGTGAACATCGGCCGGCACTTCAACCGGGAGCTCAGCGTGTTCGTGGCTCCACAGAGGGGCGTCTACAGCTTCACCTTCCACGTGGTCAAAGTGTACAACCGTCAGACCATCCAG GTGAGCCTGAGTGTGAATGGCCGGCCGATCATCTCCGCCTTTGCCGGCGACCAGGAAGTGACCCGTGAGGCGGCGACTAATGGCGGGCTGGTTCACATGGAGAAGGGTGACCGGGCCTCGCTCCAGCTGGAGCAGGGGAGCCTCGTAGGTGGCTGGAAGTTCTCCACCTTCTCTGGCTTCCTGGTCTTCCCACTGTAA